From the Halorhabdus utahensis DSM 12940 genome, one window contains:
- a CDS encoding NAD-dependent epimerase/dehydratase family protein → MDVLVTGGMGYIGSALLPLLADAPDVGRIVVLDSLASGSPRHLLEARVDGDLEFRRGDVREYGDVESAMRGVDTVIHLAAITGAASTHDRREETMAVNLEGTENVVTAARKLDVGNLVFASSCNNYGRAATTDIDETTEPDPLNPYAEAKVAAEDAVADFADETDANATSLRMSTNYGFAPGVRFNLVVNHFVFRALTGRPLTVYGDGSNWRPFIHVRDSARAFAHAARNPDSWPKAVYNVGSEAGNYRISEIADIVSEEVAPVDVTYLEDEHPGPSYHVNFDRLEETGFEPEWTLRNGVGDLATVLRDRQEIDA, encoded by the coding sequence ATGGACGTACTCGTAACGGGCGGGATGGGCTACATCGGCAGCGCATTGCTGCCCCTGCTCGCCGACGCCCCCGACGTGGGCCGGATCGTCGTGCTCGACTCGCTCGCCAGCGGGTCGCCACGCCATCTACTCGAAGCGCGCGTCGACGGCGATCTGGAGTTCCGACGCGGCGACGTCAGGGAGTACGGCGACGTCGAGAGCGCCATGCGCGGGGTCGACACGGTGATCCACCTCGCGGCGATCACCGGTGCGGCGAGCACCCACGACCGCCGCGAAGAGACGATGGCGGTCAATCTGGAAGGCACCGAGAACGTCGTCACCGCGGCGCGGAAACTCGATGTCGGGAACCTCGTCTTTGCCTCCTCGTGTAACAACTACGGCCGCGCAGCGACGACTGACATCGACGAGACGACCGAGCCCGATCCGCTGAATCCCTACGCTGAGGCGAAAGTCGCCGCCGAAGACGCCGTCGCCGACTTTGCGGACGAGACCGACGCGAACGCGACTTCCCTCCGGATGAGCACAAACTACGGGTTCGCCCCCGGCGTCCGGTTCAACCTGGTGGTCAACCACTTCGTCTTCCGGGCGTTGACCGGCCGGCCGCTGACGGTCTACGGCGACGGGTCGAACTGGCGGCCGTTCATCCACGTCCGGGATTCCGCCCGGGCGTTCGCCCACGCAGCACGCAACCCCGACTCGTGGCCGAAGGCCGTCTACAACGTCGGCAGCGAGGCTGGCAATTACCGGATCAGCGAGATCGCTGACATCGTCAGCGAGGAGGTTGCACCTGTCGACGTGACGTATCTCGAAGACGAACATCCCGGACCCTCCTATCACGTCAACTTCGACCGCCTCGAAGAGACCGGGTTCGAGCCCGAATGGACGCTCCGGAATGGCGTTGGCGATCTTGCCACCGTCCTTCGCGACCGTCAGGAGATCGATGCATGA